DNA from Candidatus Saccharimonadales bacterium:
GGTTGGTGTAGAAACCCTAGCAGCTATAACGGGCGATGAGCGCAGTACGATAGAGGATTTTTACGAACCCTACCTAATGCAGATCGGACTTCTTGAGCGTACACCACGTGGCCGCAAAGTGACGCTTAGGGCATATACTCATCTGGGGAAGACCCCTGTAAGTAACCAAATAGAACTGGTATAATGTAAGTAAATGAAGAATCAAACACAGCATCACACTCGCGACCTAGCAACAGGGCACTCCTCTGTTCATCCGCATGGGAGTTATAAGCCGGCCCCACCTTTAAGCGGAACGGGTCAGGCCGACAAGCCTGAGGATTCGCTTGCGTCGGAGATTCAAGCTAAGCACGAGGAGTCAAAAAAACGCTATCCAGAACTCTCGCTTTCGCGCAACGAGTATGTGATTGAGTCGATTCGTCGTCACCCAATCGGCTTGGTTTCGATCTGGGCTTTGGTTATATTTTTGGTTTTAATTGCATTGTTCGGCTTGGTGCTTTATGAATTTAGCCGCCCGACTCTTTCGGAGTCTTTTGCAATGTACGGTCAGCTTCCAACTGCTATGTCGCTGTTCCCAGGGGTACTATTGTTAGATGCCTTCTTTGTTTTGGGTGGAGTGATTTCTACTATCGTCTATAACGGCAACCGTTTTTATCTTACAAACGAAAGTATTTTCCAGCATGTGCAAAGCAGCCTATTCTCCACTCGAATGCAGGTAGTTAACCTCATAAATGTCGAAGATGCCAGCAATGATCAAAAAGGTATTTTGCAACAGGTCTTAAACTACGGAACCCTGCGGCTCTCTACTCAAGGCGAAGAAACAACCTATCACTTTTATTACGTAGCCAACCCTAAACGAGTTGTGGGAGTTGTTAACGAAGCGGCAGAAAGAGCCGTTATGCGACTTGAAGGTATACCTGTTAACGAGCGTTAATTGCGGCTGATCTTTACAAAGTTGGCTTCGTTGTCTAGTAGGGCGACTAACGTATATCCCCTACATTTTCCCTCGACATTGCAGCCATACGGTTCATAGCGTAATGTACTGGTTGCTTCGGTTATCGGAATGCCAGCGGGATCGGTTAAAAGACTCGGAGTTAGTCCTTTGAACTGTTCTAGGGTTATTACTTCTGGGTAGAAGCCGTAGGTTGGGTAGTAAATAGCTTCTAGGTTGTGATACAGGGTATTGGCAGTAGTTTTGCGCTGAGTATCGAGATTGGCGGTTACTAGATCTCGCTTTTGAAAGTAGAAAAAAGCGCCTGCTGCAACAATAACAACGATTGCGATTATAATTTCTAGTGCGGTAAAACCATTTTGATTTTTCATATTTGCTCCTATTTAATTCTAATGCATGTAGGGTCAAACGCAAAAATGTAGATAACAGATTTAAAAAGATTTTGTTTTTAGGGCCAGCTGTGTTTATAATGCAGCAATGAAAGAGAGAGGGTAAAATGGCAGATTCGACTAAGAAAACTGACTCCAATAAAAAAACTGATGAAGGTAAAATTAAGGCGCTTGGCCTTGCAATGGAGCAGATTGAAAAACAATTTGGCACTGGTGCAATTATGCGTTTGGGAGAACATCAGTTAGCTGATGTTGAATTTATTCAATCTGGCGCGCTCAGTTTGGATTTGGCCTTAGGTGGCGGTTATCCAAAGGGTCGTATTATTGAGATCTTTGGTCCAGAGAGCTCGGGTAAAACTACTTTAACGCTACATGCGATCGCCGAGGTTCAAAAGGCTGGTGGAACAGCAGCTTTTATCGATGCCGAGCATGCGCTTGACCCAAGTTACGCACGAAAATTAGGAGTAGACACCGATAACCTATTAATCAGCCAGCCGGATAACGGTGAGCAGGCGCTGGAGATCGTTGATACTCTGGTTCACAGTAACGCGGTAGACCTAATTGTGGTGGATTCCGTTGCAGCGCTAACCCCACAAGCCGAAATTGAAGGCGACATGGGCGATAGTCATATGGGCTTGCAGGCACGATTAATGAGTCAGGCGTTACGCAAATTAACTGGAATTATAAACAAAAGCAAAGCCACGGTTATATTTTTGAACCAGATCCGCATGAAGATTGGGGTAATGTTTGGTAACCCAGAAACTACAACCGGCGGTAACGCTCTTAAGTTCTATGCATCGGTTCGCTTAGACATTCGAAGAACCGGTCAAATCAAAACTGGTGAGGATGTAATTGGTAACCGCACAAAGGTTAAAGTTGTCAAAAACAAGGTTGCTCCACCTTTCCGTAATGCTGAGTTCGACATTATGTACGGTGGCGGAATTAGTACAACAGGCGACGTTCTTGATTTAGCTGTTCAACATGGCGTAGTAGATAAAGCTGGCGCCTGGTTTGCCTATAAAGATGGCAAAATTGGCCAAGGCCGCGAGGCTGCAAAAGCTTACTTAAAAGAAAATCCTAAGGTTTTGGCCGAGATAGATAAAACCGTTCGCGCAAAAGTAGCAACCGAGGAAGTTTAGCTTGGTTCAGGCTCATTCTGCTGGCCGGGACGAGCCTGTTACTAAAAAAATAACGGGTCTAAAAGTACAGGTCAAAAATCTTGAGCGGGTCTCGGTATTTGTTGATGGCAAGTATAGTTTTTCGCTTAACCAGAACCAGCTTTTGGATTTAAAATTACGAGTCGGGCTGGAGGTTACCGACCAGGAAATTGAGAATTTTAAACGAGCCAGTGACTTCGGTAAAAATTATGAGCGTGCGTTGATTTATGTAATGATTCGACCACGATCTACTAAAGAAGTTCGCGATTACTTTAAGCGCAAAAAGGTTGATCATAACGACGCAGAATTAATAATCGATAAGCTTAAGGCTAAGCGATACTTGAGTGATGAAAACTTTGCCCGATCATGGATTGAAAACCGAAACTTAGGTAAAAAAACCAGCGCTCGCAAGCTAAAAATGGAGCTAAAGCAAAAAGGCTTGAGCGAATCCTTAATTAACGAGGCGTTAAGCACTAGTAACTTTAGTGAAGACGATGCCCTGAAAAACTTAATTGCAAAAAAACGAAAAAATGTAAAGTTTGCGGCTGATCCGCAAAAGTTAATGCAATATTTAGCCCGCCAAGGGTTCGGGTTTGATGAAATAAAACAAGCTATGTTTCAGGACTAGTTTACTCCTGATTGTGTGCTACGTCGGGCTGCGGACGACCCCTAAAAGACGAGTCAATTATGTGACGGGCGCCAAGTGCACCTTCCTTTACTGATGCAGATTTAACAACTATGGCGTTGTCGTTAATTTCTATAATTTGCGAACGGTCAATTATATGTTCTGTTGTGTGTAATGCCTGAAAAAATCCAGGCTGGACATGAATCTTAATAATAAAAAATGTATTAGTCTCGATAGAGTAGCTAGATACTTTGCCAATTTTCTTACCAGAATCGTCAATCACCTTCATGCCAACAAGGTTAAAGTCAAAATCAATAATTTGCTGGAGCCTGACAAGGTCTTCAGGCGACATAATATCTTCGGCGCTGTCAACAATCATGCCCATGCTGCTGACTTCGCGGATATCATCCGTGTGCAGGACGGCAGGGTCGATATCTAGATTGGGTCCTTCGCAGTAGTAGGCGA
Protein-coding regions in this window:
- the recA gene encoding recombinase RecA; amino-acid sequence: MADSTKKTDSNKKTDEGKIKALGLAMEQIEKQFGTGAIMRLGEHQLADVEFIQSGALSLDLALGGGYPKGRIIEIFGPESSGKTTLTLHAIAEVQKAGGTAAFIDAEHALDPSYARKLGVDTDNLLISQPDNGEQALEIVDTLVHSNAVDLIVVDSVAALTPQAEIEGDMGDSHMGLQARLMSQALRKLTGIINKSKATVIFLNQIRMKIGVMFGNPETTTGGNALKFYASVRLDIRRTGQIKTGEDVIGNRTKVKVVKNKVAPPFRNAEFDIMYGGGISTTGDVLDLAVQHGVVDKAGAWFAYKDGKIGQGREAAKAYLKENPKVLAEIDKTVRAKVATEEV
- a CDS encoding PRC-barrel domain-containing protein encodes the protein MLLLNDKILTMPVVSLQTGRKLATLAKAIVDPRQLHVIAYYCEGPNLDIDPAVLHTDDIREVSSMGMIVDSAEDIMSPEDLVRLQQIIDFDFNLVGMKVIDDSGKKIGKVSSYSIETNTFFIIKIHVQPGFFQALHTTEHIIDRSQIIEINDNAIVVKSASVKEGALGARHIIDSSFRGRPQPDVAHNQE
- a CDS encoding prepilin-type N-terminal cleavage/methylation domain-containing protein, giving the protein MKNQNGFTALEIIIAIVVIVAAGAFFYFQKRDLVTANLDTQRKTTANTLYHNLEAIYYPTYGFYPEVITLEQFKGLTPSLLTDPAGIPITEATSTLRYEPYGCNVEGKCRGYTLVALLDNEANFVKISRN
- a CDS encoding RecX family transcriptional regulator produces the protein MVQAHSAGRDEPVTKKITGLKVQVKNLERVSVFVDGKYSFSLNQNQLLDLKLRVGLEVTDQEIENFKRASDFGKNYERALIYVMIRPRSTKEVRDYFKRKKVDHNDAELIIDKLKAKRYLSDENFARSWIENRNLGKKTSARKLKMELKQKGLSESLINEALSTSNFSEDDALKNLIAKKRKNVKFAADPQKLMQYLARQGFGFDEIKQAMFQD